One Actinomycetota bacterium DNA segment encodes these proteins:
- a CDS encoding DUF5678 domain-containing protein, with amino-acid sequence MTKSEVAELRKLDRKILKEFRGKWVARDGLKIVAVADSLQDVLKTARAKGVKKPIVRQVPEETRRYSFY; translated from the coding sequence ATGACTAAGAGCGAAGTTGCAGAACTCAGAAAGCTTGATAGAAAGATTCTCAAAGAATTCCGCGGTAAATGGGTCGCGAGAGACGGATTAAAGATTGTGGCCGTCGCCGACTCTCTGCAAGACGTGCTCAAGACCGCGCGCGCCAAGGGTGTCAAGAAACCTATAGTCAGGCAAGTTCCCGAAGAAACGCGCCGCTACTCGTTCTACTAA
- a CDS encoding Fic family protein has product MEDNMNGRSGRLIQQPAGYKAFIPAPLPPDPSLHLDDESLVLLSNADMALARLDGISYVLPNPDLFILMYEKKEAVLSSQIEGTQSSLADVLDYEAGARASRKNSDTKEVMNYLAALGHGIKRLEKLPLSSRLLREIHKILMTGVRGQNKIPGEFRKTQNWIGSVGASLREAAYVPPPATDIVQMMGDLEKFIHADIALPILVKCALIHYQFEAIHPFLDGNGRVGRLLVTFFLCWSGVLSEPMLYLSAFLNDNQQEYYDRLTAVRVRDDYEQWVAFFLRGVAETAGQAADTAKRVIQLQKTDREKIRAAGIESVYAFEILDNLLARPIITVPDVVDKLHISKQAATKIIDKLEKIGIVRETTGARRNRRYSYDALLELFG; this is encoded by the coding sequence ATGGAGGATAATATGAACGGGCGGAGCGGAAGACTCATTCAACAACCAGCCGGGTACAAGGCGTTCATTCCCGCACCCTTGCCCCCGGATCCATCACTTCATTTAGATGACGAATCACTTGTCCTGTTATCTAATGCTGATATGGCGCTCGCCAGATTAGACGGTATCTCCTACGTCTTACCGAATCCGGACTTATTCATCTTGATGTATGAGAAAAAAGAAGCGGTCTTGAGTTCGCAAATCGAGGGTACTCAATCAAGTCTAGCCGATGTTCTTGATTATGAGGCCGGGGCTAGGGCAAGCAGAAAGAACTCGGACACCAAAGAAGTAATGAACTATCTGGCAGCGCTGGGGCATGGAATAAAGCGATTAGAAAAGCTGCCCCTATCCTCGCGTTTGTTACGTGAGATTCATAAGATACTTATGACCGGAGTCAGGGGGCAAAATAAAATCCCCGGCGAATTTAGGAAAACGCAGAACTGGATCGGGTCGGTCGGAGCCAGCTTACGGGAAGCAGCATACGTGCCGCCGCCGGCTACGGATATTGTCCAAATGATGGGCGATCTGGAGAAGTTCATCCACGCGGACATTGCCCTGCCTATACTGGTTAAATGCGCGCTCATCCACTACCAATTTGAGGCTATCCATCCGTTCCTGGACGGAAACGGCCGCGTGGGCAGGCTGTTGGTCACCTTTTTTCTGTGTTGGAGCGGAGTCTTAAGCGAGCCAATGCTATATCTAAGCGCTTTTCTTAACGATAACCAGCAGGAGTACTATGACCGGCTTACGGCTGTCCGTGTACGAGATGACTATGAGCAGTGGGTGGCATTCTTCTTACGAGGGGTCGCGGAGACAGCCGGGCAAGCCGCCGATACAGCGAAACGTGTCATTCAACTGCAAAAGACTGACCGTGAAAAAATTAGGGCTGCGGGCATCGAAAGCGTTTACGCGTTTGAGATATTGGACAACTTGTTGGCGAGGCCGATAATTACCGTGCCGGACGTAGTAGATAAACTTCATATCAGCAAGCAGGCGGCGACCAAAATCATCGATAAGCTGGAAAAGATCGGTATCGTGCGGGAGACGACAGGTGCCCGCCGAAATAGACGTTATTCATATGATGCGCTTTTAGAATTGTTTGGTTAG
- a CDS encoding ORF6N domain-containing protein has product MNKEITSVELKSIAGMVHFIRDQRVMLSMDLAELYGVETKVLMQAVKRNIDRFPPDFMFQLNDEEYSILKSQFVTSSWGGARRANPYAFTEQGIAMLSGILNSPRAVAVNIAIMRAFVQMRRVLEQNAELLSKIDDLEHKYSDHDEKIHVIFAAIRELMTPPETPRRPIGFGENAQ; this is encoded by the coding sequence ATGAATAAAGAAATCACATCAGTCGAACTAAAGAGCATTGCGGGTATGGTTCATTTTATCCGCGACCAACGTGTTATGTTGAGCATGGATTTAGCAGAACTCTACGGCGTCGAAACTAAAGTCTTAATGCAAGCGGTCAAAAGAAATATTGACCGATTCCCACCCGATTTTATGTTTCAACTGAATGATGAAGAATATTCAATCTTGAAGTCACAATTTGTGACTTCAAGTTGGGGAGGGGCTCGGCGAGCGAACCCATATGCATTCACTGAGCAAGGCATAGCGATGCTTTCTGGCATATTGAACAGCCCACGTGCCGTTGCTGTAAATATTGCGATAATGCGCGCTTTTGTTCAAATGCGAAGAGTGCTTGAACAAAACGCTGAGCTTCTCAGCAAGATTGATGATCTGGAGCATAAGTACTCAGACCACGATGAGAAAATCCATGTGATATTTGCTGCAATCCGAGAGCTTATGACTCCTCCGGAGACGCCCAGACGTCCGATTGGATTTGGCGAAAACGCGCAATAG